GCGCAGGCGTACGGCGACGTCATGCTCGAATCGGAAGCGACGCTCGCATCGCGCCTGCGGCTCTCCCCCGAGACGTGCTGGGTCGCCGTCGACGCCGGCACGGCAGCGGAACCGCGCGTGGCCGGCTATCTGTTCACGCATCCGTGGCAGATCGCAGCGCCGCCGTCGCTCGATACCGTGCTCGACACACTGCCCGACTCTGCCGACTGCTGGTACGTGCACGACATGGCGCTGGCGCCCCGGACGCGAGGTGCGGGCGTCGCCAGCCGGCTCTACGCGGCCGCGCTCGCCTCGGCACGGAAATTGGGGTTGCAGACTTCCGCACTCGTTGCGGTGCAGCAATCGCATGGGTTCTGGGCGCGCTTCGGCTACGCCGCGGCGACGAACGTTTCGCCGATCATCGCCGCCAAGCTCGCCGGCTACGGCGAGGGCGCAGTGTTCATGACGCGTCGCCTGTAACACCATTTCGCCATCGCAGTCCGCAAGGCGACCGCATGTGACGTCGCCAGAACTTCACGCCCGCTTCGCAAACTCGCGTTGCATGCCCTTCACCGCGGCGCTCACGTCAGGCGCCTCGGTCACGGCACGCACGACGGCGGCACATCCCGCGCCGGTATCGAGCACATGAGGAAGATTGCCCGCGTCGATACCGCCGATGGCAACGAGCGGGTAATGCGGCGCGATGAGTTTCACGTAGCGCGCGAGCTTCGCCAATCCTTGCGGCGCGGTGGCGATCACTTTGGTCGTGGTCGGGAAGACCGCACCGACCGCAAGATAGCTCGGCCGAAAGTGATGCGCGGCCAGAATCTCGTAATAGCCGTGCGTGCTGATGCCGAGCCGCATGCCGCTCGCGTGCAGCGTCGCGACCTCGTCGGCCGAGAGCGCCGCCATGTCTTCCTGCCCCAGGTGAACGCCGTAGGCCTTGGCCTCGGCAGCCTCGCGCCAGTGATCGTTGATGAACCAGGCGCTGTCGTGCGTGACGCGCTTGCCGGCGGCCACCGTCCGAACGATCTGATCGCGCAGCTCCGGATGCGCCGGATCCTTGATCCGCAACTGCACCGTGCCGACCTGCAGATCGGCCATGCGCTCGCACCATGCGGCGTCGGGCAGCACGGGGTACAGGCCCAGACGCGCCGGGCATGGCGGAAAGTGCCCAGGCGATGGCGCCTGGCCGAGCACGACGGGGAATGTCTCGAGGACGGTCGGCCATTCGCCGAGCGTGGCGGCATCTTCCGTGCGGGCATGGCTGCCGTCGCTGCGCCATGCGCGCGCCAGCACCAGCGCATCGTGCGGCGCAAAGCCGCAGTCGAGGAACGCCGCGAACGCCGGGAAGAATGCCGGGTCGTCGACGCCGGCAATGCGATAGACCGCATCCGTTGTGTACAGGGTGTCTTCGGCATGCCCCTGGGCCATCGCGCGCGAGACGAGCACCACCGCACCCGCGGCGCGCCACACGTCGAGCTGCAACGATCCCGCACTTGCCAAACCTGACTCGTGCGCCGACGGTAGCGACAGCCAAACCACATCTCCCTTGCTTGCGCCAGCAGGCGGTTCGACGTGCAGACGCCAGGACGGCGCACTGTCCTCCGCGACCGATGGCCACGGCGCGAGTCGCGCACGAATCGCTTCGGCGGCTTGCTGCCACGCCATCACGACCGACGTGCCGGCAGGCAGACATTGCACGTGGGTAAGCTCGGCGGCGCGGACGGGCGTCGTCATCAAAGGTCCTTGTTCGACGGATTGGGGTGGGTTACGTCAGGCGCCTGTCTGGTGCCAGAACGGCACACCGACAACCGGTGTGCTCGCTTCGGCGCTCTCGCGCTCGGCCATCGGCCCGGCCAGCCACGCCGCACGCCCCGCCTTGATCGCGGTGGCGAATGCACCGGCCATCTCCACCGGTTGCGCGGCGAGCGCCACGGCGGTGTTGAGCAACACGCCGTCGAAGCCCCACTCCATCACCTGACAGGCGTGCGACGGCAGACCGAGGCCGGCGTCGACGATAAGCGGCGTGTCCGGCAGACGATCACGCAGCAGACGCAGCCCGTACGGATTGATCACGCCCTTGCCCGTACCGATCGGCGCCCCCCACGGCATCAGCGCCTGACAGCCCACGTCGAGCAGACGACGGCACAGCACCAGATCTTCCGTGCAGTACGGCAGCACCTTGAAGCCGTCGCGAATCAATTGTTCGGCGGCGGTCACCAGACCGAACGGATCGGGTTGCAGTGTGTAGTCGTCGCCGATCAGTTCGAGCTTGATCCAGTCGGTTTCGAAGACCTCGCGCGCCATTTGCGCGGTGGTCACCGCCTCCTGCACCGAGTGGCAGCCGGCCGTATTCGGCAGCACCGGCACCGCCAGACGTCGCAGCGTCTCCCAGAAGTGGCCTTCCGACGCCTGCGCACCCGTGCCCGAAAGCTGGCGGCGCAGCGCCACCGTCACCATGCCCGGACGGGCGGCGTCGATGGCGTCGTTAAGCACCTGCAGCGACGGGTAGCGCGCCGTGCCGAGCAGGAAGCGACTGCCGAAGCGGGTGTCGTACAGCGTGAGGGCGTCGCGCGCGCTGCCCGCGGCCACGTTGGCCGATTCCGTGAATGCGTTCATCTCAGCCTCCAGCCACCGGTTGCACGACGTCGATCCTGTCGCCATGCGCGAGCGAGCGCGCGGCGTATTGCGTCTTGGGCACGAATTGCCCGTTGACCGCCGCCGCGAACGGCGGCTTGGCGCCGTAGGCGGCCAGCGCCTCGGCCAGCGTCGCCGTCTCGGCCACGCTCAGTGTCTGTTGATTGATATGGATGTCCATCGCGTACCGCTCCCTCTCATGCCAGGCGGAACAGATCCGGCCACGGCCGGCCCGCTCGCCACGTCTCCCAGTCGAACGCGTACCCGGGTCCCGTCGGCGCGCCCGTCGTTTGCATCAATGCCTGCGCCAGCGCACACGCCTCGCCCGTCACCGCCGGCGCAAGAAGATAACCGTGGCGATACAGGCCGTTCAGGCGCAGCACCCGCTTGCCGTCCCACTGCACGCGCGGCAAATGGTCGGGCAGCGCCGGCCGGCAATTCACGTTCAGCTCGACGATGCGCGCCTCGCCGAACGCCGGATTCAGCGAATGCGCCGCCGACAGCAGCTCGAGTGCGGAGCGCACCGTCATCGGCGACATGTCCTCCGACTCGAGCTCGGTCGCACCGATCACATACAGATCGTTTTCCTTCGGCGCGATGTAGATCGGATAGCGCGGATGCAGCAGGCGCACCGGGCGGCGCAGACCGACGCCGGGTGCGTGAATGCGCGCCACTTCGCCACGCACGCCCCGCAGTTGCGTGAGGAGACCGCGCGCACCGAGGCCACGGCAGTCGATGACGAGGCCCGCGTCCGGATAGGCGCCTTCGTCGATTTCGGTATGCCAGTGCAGGTCCGCACCGGCCTTTCCCAGGCCGGCCGCCAGCGCGCGCAACAGTTGACGGTTGTCGAGCTGGCCCTCGTTGGGCAGCAGCCAGCCTTCCTGGAAACGACCCGCGAGCGCGGGTTCGACCTCGCCCAATTGCGCGCCAGACACACGCTCCACACCACCGCGCAGCAATTCGGGCGGGGCGTTGGCGCGCATGCGTCGATCGAACATCACCGCCTCCGCGCGATCGGGCTGGTGCCAGACGACGAGCGTGCCGTTGCGCTGGAAAAACACAGGCTCGGGCAGACCGTCGATCAGCGACGGCCAACGCTCGAGGCCCGCCGCGCCCATCTCGACGATGCTCGGTTCGGCCACGGCGGCCTCGGCCAGCGGCGCGAGCATGGCCGCGGCGACCCAGCCGGCCGCGGAGGAACCGTCGGCGTCGCCGCGCTCGTAGAGCGCCACGCGCGCGCCGGCGCGAATCAGTTGCCACGCGAGCAGACGGCCGGACAGACCGCCGCCGAGCACCGCGACGTCGGGATGCAAGGGCGAAGCGCTCATACGCGCACCGCCACGCGGGCCGTCACGGCGCACAGGCACGCAGAGGTATTCGAAGGAAAAATCGCAGGGACTTGCGAAAGGCAGCGCATGGGGTCCTTTCCTCATGAAAGCAAAAGGACGAAACGGTGTTGGACACCTTACCCCACTGGAGGAGTCGGAAACTTCCCACGCCGGTATTACCCGGGTCGGGTGCAAAGGGTCTCTCTCAGCCCCGTGTCACTCGTTACGCATGGTTCACACCCGCGTTCGGCACGGAGCACCCCTGTTTCGCCCGCAGCCATTACAACATAGATGCCGACGCCCGTGCAAGCTGGCCTTCCGGGCGGTTGCACGCTCATCGCGTCTCGTTTTTTGACGAATCCCCGGGGTCTCGTAACAGCACGTAAACTGAATTCCGGCGGCACGCGGGTTTCGGGCCGGAATTCATGCAACGCACCATCGAAAACGGTGATCAAATTAATCGTCGGACAGCAGCAAATCCGGGCGTGGCGCTCCTTCGTCCCGAGATCGCTGCCCACAGGCGTCCCCAATAACACGTTGCATCACAGCGGCAGCACCGCCAGACGATCATGGCCCACACGCCGAAGCCTTCCCTGCCCGCCGGCACGTCGCCGGCCAATGACCCCGCCACGCCCCCACCGAAGCCTCCGAGCGCCTGGCAGTTGATCCGCCCCTATTGGGTGTCGGAAAAGCGCTGGGAGGGGCGACGGCTTCTGGCGCTGGTCATCGTGCTGAACCTCGCGGTGGTGTTCATCAATGTGCGACTCAACGCCTGGAACGCGGGCTTCTACGACGCGCTCGACAAGCGCAACTGGCCGGTCTTCAGGTCGTCGCTCGCCGAATTCGCGATCCTCGCCTTCAGCTTCATCATCATCGCGACGTTTCGCACCTACTTCCGGCAGATGCTGGAAATCAGATGGCGACAGTGGGTGACCGACACCAACCTGACGAAGTGGTTTGCACGGCAGGCGTACTACCGTATCGAGCGCGATCATCTCGCGGACAACCCCGACCAACGTATTTCGGAAGACATCCGCACGCTCGTCAGCTCGTCGCTGTCGCTTTCGCTCGATCTGCTCACCACGCTCGTTTCGCTGTTCTCGTTCGTGACCATTCTGTGGACGATTTCGGGCGCCGTGTCGTTCGCCCTCGGCGGCATGAACATCACGATTCCGGGCTACATGGTCTGGGTCGCGGCGCTGTACGCGATCGTGGGCTCGTTCTTCATTTTCAAGGTCGGCCGCCCGCTCGTCGGCCTGAGCTATCGTCAGCAACAGGTCGAGGCTGATTTTCGTTTCCTGCTGGTGCGTCTGCGCGAGTCGGCCGAGCAGGTCGCGCTCTATCGCGGCGAAGGCGCCGAGCTCTCGCGGCTGAAGTCGGCCTTCGGCGCCGTGCGCGACAACTGGTGGCAGATCATGGTGGTGACCAAGCGCCTGATCTTCGCGAATTCGATCTACGCGCAGATCGCCATCGTGTTCCCGATCATTGCCGCCGCACCCCGCTACTTCGCCGGCGCCTTCACGCTGGGCGTACTCATGCGCCTCATCGACGCCTTCGGACAAGTCAGCGATGGCTTCTCGTGGTTCGTGAACAGCTTCGCGACATTGGCCGAGTGGAAAGCCACGGTCAACCGTCTGCGCGAATTCACGCGCGTCATCGACGAGCCGCCGCGCCAAGGCGGCATCTCGGTCGTCGCCACGCAGGCGGACTCGCACGCGAGTGCCTATGCGGCGACGGATCTCCGTCTCGCGCTGCCCAATGGCGCACCGCTCGCCACCGCCGGTTCGTTCGCGTTCACCCCCGGATCGCGTTGGCTCGTCCGCGGACGGTCGGGCTGCGGCAAGAGCACGCTGCTGCGCGCGCTGGCCGGCTTGTGGCCATTCGGCGACGGGCGCGTGGACGTTCCCGCCGGCGCGCGCGTGCTGTTCCTTTCGCAACAGAGCTATTTGCCCATCGACACTCTGAAGGCCGCGCTCGCGTTCCCGTCGTCGCCGGAGACATTTACCGACGCCGAGTGCCGCGACGCGTTGGTCGCCGTGAATCTCGGCCAGTACGTGGATGACCTGCAAACGGTCGCCCACTGGGCGCGGCGCCTCTCGGGCGGCGAGCAGCAACGGCTCGCCGCTGCGCGAGCGTTGCTGCAAAAGCCCGACTACCTGTTCCTCGACGAGGCCACCAGT
The Pandoraea pulmonicola DNA segment above includes these coding regions:
- a CDS encoding ABC transporter ATP-binding protein/permease, with protein sequence MAHTPKPSLPAGTSPANDPATPPPKPPSAWQLIRPYWVSEKRWEGRRLLALVIVLNLAVVFINVRLNAWNAGFYDALDKRNWPVFRSSLAEFAILAFSFIIIATFRTYFRQMLEIRWRQWVTDTNLTKWFARQAYYRIERDHLADNPDQRISEDIRTLVSSSLSLSLDLLTTLVSLFSFVTILWTISGAVSFALGGMNITIPGYMVWVAALYAIVGSFFIFKVGRPLVGLSYRQQQVEADFRFLLVRLRESAEQVALYRGEGAELSRLKSAFGAVRDNWWQIMVVTKRLIFANSIYAQIAIVFPIIAAAPRYFAGAFTLGVLMRLIDAFGQVSDGFSWFVNSFATLAEWKATVNRLREFTRVIDEPPRQGGISVVATQADSHASAYAATDLRLALPNGAPLATAGSFAFTPGSRWLVRGRSGCGKSTLLRALAGLWPFGDGRVDVPAGARVLFLSQQSYLPIDTLKAALAFPSSPETFTDAECRDALVAVNLGQYVDDLQTVAHWARRLSGGEQQRLAAARALLQKPDYLFLDEATSALDVETEEAVYSALHANLPTTTMVSVAHRETLARFHQHTMTLRGAIDPEPIKPDEPVKPVDPSHAVGAA
- the thiS gene encoding sulfur carrier protein ThiS — its product is MDIHINQQTLSVAETATLAEALAAYGAKPPFAAAVNGQFVPKTQYAARSLAHGDRIDVVQPVAGG
- a CDS encoding thiazole synthase, whose translation is MNAFTESANVAAGSARDALTLYDTRFGSRFLLGTARYPSLQVLNDAIDAARPGMVTVALRRQLSGTGAQASEGHFWETLRRLAVPVLPNTAGCHSVQEAVTTAQMAREVFETDWIKLELIGDDYTLQPDPFGLVTAAEQLIRDGFKVLPYCTEDLVLCRRLLDVGCQALMPWGAPIGTGKGVINPYGLRLLRDRLPDTPLIVDAGLGLPSHACQVMEWGFDGVLLNTAVALAAQPVEMAGAFATAIKAGRAAWLAGPMAERESAEASTPVVGVPFWHQTGA
- a CDS encoding FAD-dependent oxidoreductase; protein product: MSASPLHPDVAVLGGGLSGRLLAWQLIRAGARVALYERGDADGSSAAGWVAAAMLAPLAEAAVAEPSIVEMGAAGLERWPSLIDGLPEPVFFQRNGTLVVWHQPDRAEAVMFDRRMRANAPPELLRGGVERVSGAQLGEVEPALAGRFQEGWLLPNEGQLDNRQLLRALAAGLGKAGADLHWHTEIDEGAYPDAGLVIDCRGLGARGLLTQLRGVRGEVARIHAPGVGLRRPVRLLHPRYPIYIAPKENDLYVIGATELESEDMSPMTVRSALELLSAAHSLNPAFGEARIVELNVNCRPALPDHLPRVQWDGKRVLRLNGLYRHGYLLAPAVTGEACALAQALMQTTGAPTGPGYAFDWETWRAGRPWPDLFRLA
- a CDS encoding thiamine phosphate synthase, translating into MTTPVRAAELTHVQCLPAGTSVVMAWQQAAEAIRARLAPWPSVAEDSAPSWRLHVEPPAGASKGDVVWLSLPSAHESGLASAGSLQLDVWRAAGAVVLVSRAMAQGHAEDTLYTTDAVYRIAGVDDPAFFPAFAAFLDCGFAPHDALVLARAWRSDGSHARTEDAATLGEWPTVLETFPVVLGQAPSPGHFPPCPARLGLYPVLPDAAWCERMADLQVGTVQLRIKDPAHPELRDQIVRTVAAGKRVTHDSAWFINDHWREAAEAKAYGVHLGQEDMAALSADEVATLHASGMRLGISTHGYYEILAAHHFRPSYLAVGAVFPTTTKVIATAPQGLAKLARYVKLIAPHYPLVAIGGIDAGNLPHVLDTGAGCAAVVRAVTEAPDVSAAVKGMQREFAKRA
- a CDS encoding GNAT family N-acetyltransferase, whose amino-acid sequence is MQPNDLPQVLAVQAQAYGDVMLESEATLASRLRLSPETCWVAVDAGTAAEPRVAGYLFTHPWQIAAPPSLDTVLDTLPDSADCWYVHDMALAPRTRGAGVASRLYAAALASARKLGLQTSALVAVQQSHGFWARFGYAAATNVSPIIAAKLAGYGEGAVFMTRRL